The Halogranum gelatinilyticum genome includes a window with the following:
- the guaA gene encoding glutamine-hydrolyzing GMP synthase, whose amino-acid sequence MVDVDSFIDEAKAEIREQVGDKHAIIALSGGVDSSVAAALAYEAIGDQLTPVYVDTGLMRKGETEQIRETFAFMESLRVIEAQERFFDALSGVTDPEEKRKVIGEQFIREFEREARDTDADYLVQGTIYPDRIESEGNIKSHHNVGGLPDVVDFDGLVEPVRDLYKDEVREVARALDLEEVVAERMPFPGPGLAVRVIGEVTPEKVAVARDACHVVEEETEKHEPWQAFAAVVGKATGVKGDNRVHGWIVSVRSVESRDGMTARAQELPWETLQRIQSRITGQNDNVARVVYDVTHKPPATIEYE is encoded by the coding sequence ATGGTCGACGTAGACAGTTTCATCGACGAGGCGAAAGCAGAGATTCGAGAACAGGTCGGCGACAAACACGCCATCATCGCCCTCTCGGGCGGGGTGGACTCCTCGGTCGCCGCCGCGCTGGCCTACGAGGCCATCGGCGACCAGCTTACCCCGGTCTACGTGGACACGGGGCTGATGCGGAAGGGTGAGACGGAGCAGATCCGCGAGACGTTCGCCTTCATGGAGAGCCTCCGCGTCATCGAGGCCCAAGAGCGGTTCTTCGACGCGCTCTCGGGCGTCACCGACCCCGAAGAGAAGCGGAAGGTCATCGGCGAGCAGTTCATCCGCGAGTTCGAGCGCGAGGCGCGCGACACCGACGCCGACTACCTCGTGCAGGGGACCATCTACCCCGACCGCATCGAGTCCGAGGGCAACATCAAATCCCACCACAACGTCGGCGGCCTGCCGGACGTGGTGGACTTCGACGGTCTCGTCGAACCCGTCCGGGACCTCTACAAGGACGAGGTTCGGGAGGTCGCGCGCGCGCTGGACCTCGAAGAGGTCGTCGCCGAGCGGATGCCGTTCCCCGGCCCGGGACTCGCCGTGCGCGTCATCGGCGAGGTCACCCCCGAGAAGGTCGCGGTCGCCCGCGACGCGTGTCACGTCGTCGAGGAGGAGACCGAGAAGCACGAGCCGTGGCAGGCCTTTGCGGCCGTCGTCGGCAAGGCGACGGGTGTCAAGGGCGACAACCGCGTCCACGGCTGGATCGTCTCCGTACGCTCCGTCGAGTCGCGTGACGGCATGACCGCCCGCGCCCAGGAGCTACCGTGGGAGACGCTCCAGCGTATCCAGTCGCGCATCACCGGCCAGAACGACAACGTCGCCCGCGTCGTCTACGACGTGACCCACAAGCCACCGGCGACCATCGAGTACGAATAA
- a CDS encoding DUF7126 family protein: MMRALVAGDDADGLGSALEAEGVETTYIDTPVNAEGLEAAGLADVDLFVLTDLDDATAIPVAKDLHPDVKIVVYAHDTLPEFAKGQADLAVDPNLLGPETVAEELVA, translated from the coding sequence ATAATGAGGGCACTCGTCGCTGGCGACGACGCCGACGGGTTGGGGAGCGCGCTCGAAGCCGAGGGCGTCGAGACGACGTACATCGACACCCCCGTCAACGCCGAGGGACTGGAAGCCGCCGGACTGGCCGACGTCGACCTGTTCGTCCTGACGGACCTCGACGACGCGACGGCCATCCCGGTCGCGAAGGACCTCCATCCCGACGTGAAGATCGTCGTCTACGCCCACGACACGCTGCCGGAGTTCGCGAAGGGCCAGGCCGACCTCGCCGTCGACCCGAACCTGCTCGGGCCGGAAACGGTCGCCGAAGAACTCGTCGCGTAG
- a CDS encoding cupin domain-containing protein, translating to MTLDRLTDLQPDAGEVETAELAVTDDVLVKCFALGPDAELSPHEHGDSTNVFHVLQGTVTVIQDDEEEAVDAPGVVLHERGVVHGARNDTDEVVVFTASLCPLPS from the coding sequence ATGACACTCGACCGACTCACCGACCTCCAGCCCGACGCGGGCGAGGTCGAGACCGCGGAACTGGCCGTGACCGACGACGTGCTCGTCAAATGCTTCGCGCTCGGCCCCGATGCGGAGCTTTCGCCGCACGAACACGGCGACAGCACGAACGTCTTTCACGTCCTGCAGGGCACCGTGACCGTGATTCAAGACGACGAGGAAGAGGCCGTCGACGCACCCGGCGTCGTCCTCCACGAGCGCGGCGTCGTCCACGGCGCGCGCAACGACACCGACGAGGTCGTCGTCTTTACCGCGAGTCTCTGCCCGCTGCCGTCGTAG
- a CDS encoding beta-ribofuranosylaminobenzene 5'-phosphate synthase family protein: MVRVASGGRLHFGFGNLSLSHERLYGALGVGLDRPETVVEATPAETVSCADATVRDYAARATDLLDVSGADVTVHERLPRHAGLGSGTQLALATLAAVAEAHGRAYDVRELAPQLGRGGRSGVGVATFESGGFVLDAGHPTTRFTTDRPVDGDWAVPPVAARHAVPDDWRFLVCIPDVDPGRDGDEEDESMRSVVERADPAIADRIAGILTRRLLPAIATGSAERFGEAVAEVGRLNGAWYADEQGGVYRPPVGALVERLAETPAVYGAGQSSWGPAVYGVTDVAHADAALEAGEEALDAVGGGRVFVARGRNRGARVE; the protein is encoded by the coding sequence ATGGTTCGCGTCGCCAGCGGTGGCCGACTCCACTTCGGGTTCGGCAACCTCAGTCTCTCCCACGAGCGTCTCTACGGCGCGCTCGGCGTCGGTCTCGACCGGCCCGAAACCGTCGTCGAGGCGACACCCGCCGAGACGGTGAGCTGTGCCGACGCGACAGTTCGGGACTACGCCGCCCGCGCGACCGACCTCCTCGACGTTTCTGGCGCGGACGTCACGGTCCACGAGCGGCTGCCGCGACACGCCGGACTCGGCAGCGGGACGCAGCTCGCGTTGGCGACGCTCGCGGCCGTCGCCGAGGCACACGGCCGGGCGTACGACGTCCGCGAACTCGCGCCCCAACTCGGCCGCGGCGGCCGCTCGGGCGTCGGCGTCGCCACCTTCGAGTCGGGAGGGTTCGTCCTCGACGCCGGACATCCGACGACGCGCTTTACGACCGACCGCCCCGTCGACGGCGATTGGGCTGTCCCGCCCGTCGCGGCGCGCCACGCGGTCCCCGACGACTGGCGGTTTCTGGTCTGTATCCCCGACGTCGACCCCGGCCGGGACGGCGACGAGGAGGACGAGAGTATGCGTTCGGTCGTCGAACGCGCCGACCCGGCCATCGCCGACCGCATCGCCGGTATCCTCACCCGGCGGCTGCTGCCCGCCATCGCGACCGGCTCCGCCGAACGCTTCGGCGAGGCGGTCGCCGAGGTAGGTCGGCTCAACGGCGCGTGGTACGCCGACGAGCAGGGCGGTGTCTACCGACCGCCGGTCGGCGCGCTCGTCGAACGGCTCGCAGAGACGCCCGCGGTCTACGGCGCGGGGCAGTCCTCGTGGGGACCGGCGGTCTACGGCGTGACCGACGTCGCCCACGCCGACGCCGCGCTCGAAGCCGGTGAGGAGGCACTCGACGCCGTTGGCGGTGGGCGGGTTTTCGTCGCCCGCGGCCGGAACCGCGGCGCGCGAGTGGAGTGA
- a CDS encoding RAD55 family ATPase, whose product MANLPFGVSRLDRIIGGGVPPGNVVLLVGESGAGAREFLYTSAAMNALGHADDDLFDLHYGGLEGDTSLPDEVHYISFTAGAGSIEREMTYTMADEIVEAAVSEITFKDFSPEYFQLSPIPRDWYMGEMTTLQDLGEQHNRDGVMSALGDYLTANAAGNLVLIDSITDLVGAVNDELAWNEIAMLMRGLMKASHQWGGLIVVLANQETLAPTELGHLMDAASGTLQFEWESGGSQRARTMVVRAFRGVLARLESENIVRFETEIHEGGLDVSDVRKIR is encoded by the coding sequence ATGGCTAATCTCCCCTTCGGCGTCTCTCGGCTGGACCGTATCATCGGGGGTGGCGTCCCCCCCGGCAACGTGGTACTGCTCGTCGGCGAATCGGGCGCGGGTGCCCGCGAGTTCCTCTACACGAGCGCGGCGATGAACGCCCTTGGCCACGCCGACGACGATCTGTTCGACCTCCACTACGGCGGCTTGGAGGGAGACACCAGCCTGCCCGACGAGGTCCACTACATCTCGTTCACCGCGGGCGCGGGGAGCATCGAGCGGGAGATGACCTACACGATGGCCGACGAGATCGTCGAGGCGGCGGTCAGCGAGATCACGTTCAAGGACTTCTCGCCGGAGTATTTCCAGTTGAGTCCCATCCCGCGGGACTGGTACATGGGCGAGATGACGACGTTACAGGACCTCGGCGAGCAACACAACCGCGACGGCGTCATGTCGGCGTTGGGTGACTATCTGACCGCCAACGCCGCGGGCAATCTTGTGCTCATCGACTCCATCACGGACCTCGTCGGTGCCGTCAACGACGAACTCGCGTGGAACGAGATCGCGATGCTGATGCGCGGGCTGATGAAGGCCTCCCACCAGTGGGGCGGACTCATCGTCGTCCTCGCGAACCAGGAGACGCTGGCACCGACGGAGCTGGGCCATCTGATGGACGCCGCGAGCGGGACGCTCCAGTTCGAGTGGGAGTCCGGCGGCTCACAGCGCGCACGGACGATGGTCGTCCGGGCGTTCCGCGGCGTGCTCGCCCGCCTGGAGTCCGAAAACATCGTCCGCTTCGAGACGGAGATCCACGAGGGCGGGCTGGACGTGAGCGACGTGCGGAAGATCCGGTGA
- a CDS encoding transcription factor S, which produces MQFCDDCGSMMVSQDGEMVCTSDDCGGTSDRDEDLAAQFVSTEEQSGDELIETEEGADFEGKPTANDVVCDECGHDKAWYTIKQTGSADEPPTRFFKCQECGKRWRGYN; this is translated from the coding sequence ATGCAGTTCTGTGACGACTGTGGGTCCATGATGGTCTCACAGGACGGCGAGATGGTCTGTACGAGCGACGACTGCGGCGGCACCAGCGACCGCGACGAGGACCTCGCCGCGCAGTTCGTCTCGACCGAGGAACAGTCCGGCGACGAACTCATCGAGACCGAGGAGGGCGCAGATTTCGAAGGCAAGCCGACCGCCAACGACGTCGTCTGCGACGAATGTGGCCACGACAAGGCGTGGTACACGATCAAGCAGACCGGCTCGGCCGACGAACCGCCGACGCGATTCTTCAAGTGCCAAGAATGTGGAAAGCGGTGGCGCGGGTACAACTGA
- a CDS encoding cold-shock protein — protein sequence MAKGEVDFFNDTGGYGFISTDDADDDVFFHMEDIGGPDLEEGQEVEFEIEQAPKGPRAKNLTRL from the coding sequence ATGGCAAAAGGCGAAGTTGATTTCTTCAACGACACTGGCGGCTACGGTTTCATCTCGACGGACGACGCGGACGACGACGTGTTCTTCCACATGGAAGACATCGGCGGCCCGGACCTCGAAGAAGGGCAGGAAGTCGAATTCGAGATCGAGCAGGCCCCGAAGGGCCCGCGCGCAAAGAACCTGACCCGCCTGTAA
- a CDS encoding alpha/beta hydrolase — protein sequence MSETILLPGLREAKASLDTSDGSDSNAVVVACPPHPQQRGHRGDQRLVAVADAVTERGVDCLRFDYGPWDEGRGERADAQNALRWAYDRYDRVGLFGFSFGGAIALLTAADAGPGDLAAVSALAPAGQLAVDGHDAVWALDYVDVPTQIVYGVRDDTAEWEGIVDRARELGMTTVERSADHFFIGQEAKVARLVADFLEPYLVE from the coding sequence GTGTCCGAGACCATCCTCCTACCGGGTCTCCGTGAGGCGAAAGCCAGCCTCGATACGAGCGACGGAAGCGACTCGAACGCCGTCGTCGTCGCCTGCCCGCCACATCCCCAACAGCGCGGCCACCGCGGCGACCAACGCCTCGTCGCCGTCGCCGACGCCGTGACCGAACGCGGGGTCGACTGCCTGCGCTTCGACTACGGGCCGTGGGACGAGGGCCGCGGCGAACGCGCCGACGCCCAGAACGCCCTCCGCTGGGCCTACGACCGCTACGACCGCGTCGGCCTGTTCGGCTTCAGCTTCGGCGGGGCTATCGCCCTCCTGACCGCGGCCGACGCCGGTCCCGGCGACCTCGCGGCGGTCAGCGCGCTCGCCCCCGCGGGCCAGCTCGCTGTCGACGGCCACGACGCTGTCTGGGCGTTGGACTACGTCGACGTGCCGACACAGATCGTCTACGGCGTCCGCGACGACACCGCCGAGTGGGAGGGTATCGTTGACCGCGCACGAGAACTCGGGATGACGACGGTCGAACGCAGTGCTGACCACTTCTTCATCGGCCAGGAAGCGAAAGTCGCGCGGCTCGTCGCCGACTTTCTGGAGCCGTACCTCGTCGAGTAA
- a CDS encoding PspA/IM30 family protein, with translation MGILSRTSYVIRSKINALLNRAEDPTETLDYSYEKMRDELQQVKQGIADLTTQKKRLEIQKRRLEENVEKHNEQAREAVRQDREDLARQALEKKKSKMNQIEELEGQIAQLQSTQDDLVEKKNELQSRIEEFRTKKETMKARYEAAEASTRVSEAMSGVGDEMSDTARAIERAEERTDEMEARSAAMDELQDTGAFDDALSDKDSIDRELEAGRSSSEIDSELETLKAEMGKGSAPETDETEADTADVDVEEDLDVETDVNDEEVEAELEELQEEEKSAE, from the coding sequence ATGGGAATCCTCTCGCGTACCTCCTACGTCATTCGCTCGAAAATCAACGCCCTCCTCAACCGCGCGGAGGACCCGACGGAGACGTTGGATTACTCCTACGAGAAGATGCGCGACGAGCTCCAGCAGGTCAAACAGGGCATCGCCGACCTGACGACCCAGAAGAAGCGACTGGAGATCCAGAAGCGACGCCTGGAGGAGAACGTCGAGAAGCACAACGAACAGGCCCGTGAGGCCGTCCGACAGGACAGAGAAGACCTCGCGCGACAGGCCTTAGAGAAGAAGAAGTCGAAGATGAACCAGATCGAGGAGCTGGAGGGTCAGATCGCCCAGCTACAGTCCACACAGGACGACCTCGTCGAGAAGAAGAACGAACTCCAGAGCCGCATCGAGGAGTTCCGCACGAAGAAGGAGACGATGAAGGCCCGCTACGAGGCCGCCGAGGCCTCGACGCGCGTCTCCGAGGCGATGAGCGGCGTCGGCGACGAGATGTCCGACACCGCCCGCGCCATCGAGCGCGCCGAAGAGCGGACCGACGAGATGGAGGCTCGTTCGGCCGCGATGGACGAACTGCAGGACACCGGCGCGTTCGACGACGCGCTCTCGGACAAGGACTCCATCGACCGCGAACTCGAAGCCGGGCGTAGCTCCAGCGAGATCGACTCCGAGTTGGAGACGCTGAAGGCCGAGATGGGCAAAGGCTCGGCACCGGAGACCGACGAGACGGAGGCCGACACGGCAGACGTCGACGTCGAGGAAGACCTGGACGTCGAGACGGACGTGAACGACGAAGAGGTCGAAGCCGAACTGGAAGAGCTACAGGAAGAAGAGAAGAGCGCCGAGTAA
- a CDS encoding dipeptide epimerase: MVLTTEFERVELPLADEFTISRGSQSVAENVVVRVSDSAGMTGVGAAAPSRHYGETADTVEAVLPELLAVVEEVGDPHALDRIERRLRKTVHDNPAARAAVSIALHDLAAKRLGVPLYKLWGLDPDESPKTSFTIGLDTTERVREKTKEAVEAGYPILKIKLGTDRDEELLEAVRDAAPDTTLRVDANEGWTPREAVRKCELLAEYDVEFVEQPVPAEDPEGLAFVYERSPLPIAADESCVTLEDVPAVADRVDIVNLKLMKCGSLREATRMVHTARAHGLEVMLGCMIETNAAIAAACHLAPLLDYADLDGSLLLADDEYEGVDLTDGEIRLGDLDRSGTGAK; the protein is encoded by the coding sequence ATGGTGCTCACGACCGAGTTCGAGCGGGTCGAACTGCCGCTCGCCGACGAGTTCACCATCTCCCGTGGCAGCCAGTCGGTCGCCGAGAACGTCGTCGTCCGGGTCTCCGACAGCGCGGGGATGACCGGCGTCGGCGCGGCGGCTCCCTCGCGACACTACGGCGAGACGGCCGATACCGTCGAGGCTGTCCTCCCCGAACTGCTCGCCGTCGTCGAGGAAGTCGGCGACCCCCACGCGCTGGACCGCATCGAACGTCGCCTGCGCAAGACCGTCCACGACAATCCGGCGGCGCGCGCCGCCGTCAGCATCGCGCTGCACGACCTCGCCGCCAAACGGCTCGGCGTCCCGCTCTACAAGCTGTGGGGACTCGACCCCGACGAGTCGCCGAAGACCTCCTTCACCATCGGTCTCGACACGACCGAGCGCGTCCGCGAGAAGACCAAAGAAGCCGTCGAGGCGGGCTATCCGATCCTCAAGATCAAACTCGGAACCGACCGCGACGAGGAGCTACTGGAAGCTGTTCGCGACGCTGCCCCCGACACGACGCTCCGCGTCGACGCCAACGAGGGGTGGACGCCGCGTGAGGCCGTCCGGAAATGTGAGCTGCTCGCCGAGTACGACGTCGAGTTCGTCGAACAGCCCGTGCCCGCCGAAGACCCGGAGGGACTGGCGTTCGTCTACGAACGCTCGCCGCTGCCCATCGCGGCCGACGAGTCCTGCGTGACGCTGGAGGACGTCCCCGCCGTCGCCGACAGGGTGGACATCGTGAACCTGAAACTGATGAAATGCGGGAGTCTGCGGGAGGCGACCCGGATGGTACACACCGCGCGGGCCCACGGGCTGGAAGTCATGCTCGGCTGTATGATCGAGACGAACGCCGCCATCGCCGCGGCCTGCCATCTCGCGCCGCTGCTCGACTACGCCGACCTCGACGGCTCGCTGCTCCTCGCCGACGACGAGTACGAGGGCGTCGATCTCACGGACGGGGAGATACGGCTCGGGGACCTCGACAGAAGCGGAACGGGCGCGAAATAG
- a CDS encoding DUF1611 domain-containing protein, which translates to MTRRIAILAHEKFPERAKTATGIIRYSDDKIVAVLDRDQAGSRISDHLSGVPDAPVVESFEEVGDVDALVVGIAPIGGGFDDSWRPDVRAALERGVDVVAGLHYFLNDDAEFVELAEKHGADLVDVRKPCEDLTVSQGIADEVDADVVLTVGTDCSVGKMTVSLELMHAARERGVDAEFIPTGQTGIMIAGWGNPIDRVVSDFTAGAVEEMILEKGDEHDVLFVEGQGSIVHPAYSAVTCGILHGAMPDKLVLCHVAGREAIHGYEDTPIPPLADYVDLYEGLAAPVHETDVVAGALNTSGVDGDAEAETAVDDYSDALGVPATDPIRFGTDEILEALGY; encoded by the coding sequence ATGACGCGCCGAATCGCGATTCTCGCCCACGAGAAGTTCCCCGAGCGTGCGAAGACCGCGACGGGTATCATCCGCTACAGCGACGACAAGATCGTCGCCGTCCTCGACCGCGACCAGGCAGGGAGCCGAATTTCGGACCATCTCTCGGGCGTCCCCGACGCGCCGGTCGTCGAGTCGTTCGAGGAAGTGGGAGACGTCGACGCGCTCGTCGTCGGCATCGCCCCCATCGGCGGCGGCTTCGACGACTCCTGGCGGCCGGACGTCCGCGCCGCACTGGAACGCGGTGTCGACGTCGTCGCGGGCCTCCACTACTTCCTGAACGACGACGCGGAGTTCGTCGAACTCGCCGAGAAACACGGCGCGGACCTCGTCGACGTGCGCAAGCCGTGCGAGGACCTCACGGTGAGCCAAGGTATCGCCGACGAGGTCGACGCCGACGTCGTGCTCACGGTCGGCACGGACTGCTCGGTCGGCAAGATGACCGTCTCGCTCGAACTGATGCACGCCGCCCGCGAGCGCGGCGTCGACGCCGAGTTCATCCCGACCGGCCAGACCGGCATCATGATCGCGGGGTGGGGCAACCCCATCGACCGCGTCGTCTCGGACTTCACCGCCGGTGCCGTCGAGGAGATGATTCTGGAGAAGGGCGACGAGCACGACGTGCTCTTCGTCGAGGGACAGGGAAGCATCGTCCATCCGGCTTATTCAGCAGTGACCTGCGGGATTCTCCACGGCGCGATGCCCGACAAACTCGTCCTCTGTCACGTCGCTGGCCGCGAGGCCATCCACGGCTACGAGGACACTCCGATTCCGCCGCTCGCCGACTACGTCGACCTCTACGAGGGCCTCGCCGCGCCGGTCCACGAGACCGACGTCGTTGCGGGCGCGCTCAACACGTCCGGAGTCGACGGCGACGCGGAGGCCGAAACGGCGGTCGACGACTACAGCGACGCACTCGGCGTCCCCGCGACCGACCCGATTCGCTTCGGGACCGACGAGATTCTGGAGGCGTTGGGCTACTGA
- a CDS encoding PAS domain-containing protein yields the protein MSDESAVDRSRVALCVARPRNRELLAELLAEYDPVDVTESVPDGVDLCIVDEGGLDSDRGALTEWKRREQPTYAPVLLLTEARNTEAAWSQHDGALGERVDAIQSIPAPKRAIRSRVEGLLRSRQYALTAQERLEQLELYERAMDGATVGITIADATDPELPLVYANDEFCEITGYPIEEAIGRNCRYLQGEDTDPATVDRIREAIRAETTVSVDIRNYRKSGELFWNALEIAPVRDEAGNVTHFLGFQRDITEQKKQEMLLAQHERIAQSVGNPVFVLDEHDRVLYANSALERAFGVTPDAIEGEPLTVLFDERQARSCRAALSALDATGDTQMCELTVVDRPGRERAFQFHFQQESLLNAPATRTVVITQEVTSIRQHQNRLSVLDRVLRHNIRNKLNVVLAYADEVRDRARESDSESLAEASSRIEMAAMELLDLSEAARQFNQSIDPEADNTQVADLADVARRSARGLRSRFPQATIEVNAPETAWANCPKTITLCLAHLVENAVAHHDREDPRIVITVDDDTDGDDDSVELRVSDDGPGIPEAERLAFVRGSESPLQHTQGIGLWLVKWAVMSSGGTFSFTDNEPRGTTVVLGFNRPSNPPSESDGRD from the coding sequence ATGAGTGACGAGTCGGCCGTCGACCGGAGCCGTGTCGCGCTCTGCGTGGCTCGCCCGCGCAACCGCGAACTGCTCGCCGAACTCCTCGCCGAGTACGACCCGGTAGACGTGACGGAGTCGGTCCCCGACGGCGTCGACCTCTGCATCGTCGACGAGGGAGGACTCGACAGCGACCGCGGCGCGCTCACCGAGTGGAAACGTCGCGAGCAGCCGACGTACGCACCGGTCCTGTTGCTCACCGAGGCGCGGAACACCGAGGCAGCGTGGTCTCAGCACGACGGCGCGCTCGGCGAGCGAGTCGACGCCATCCAGTCGATTCCGGCCCCGAAACGGGCGATCCGCTCGCGGGTCGAGGGGCTGCTCCGGAGCCGACAGTACGCCCTGACGGCCCAGGAGCGTCTCGAACAGCTCGAACTGTACGAGCGGGCGATGGACGGTGCGACCGTCGGTATCACCATCGCCGACGCGACGGACCCCGAACTCCCGCTCGTGTACGCCAACGACGAGTTCTGTGAGATAACCGGCTACCCGATCGAGGAAGCGATTGGCCGCAACTGCCGGTATCTCCAGGGCGAAGACACCGACCCCGCGACCGTCGACCGCATCCGCGAGGCCATCCGGGCGGAGACGACCGTCTCGGTCGACATCCGCAACTACCGGAAGTCGGGCGAACTCTTCTGGAACGCACTGGAGATCGCGCCCGTCAGGGACGAGGCGGGGAACGTGACCCACTTTCTGGGCTTCCAGCGGGACATCACCGAGCAGAAGAAGCAAGAAATGTTGTTGGCACAACACGAGCGCATCGCCCAGTCGGTCGGCAATCCCGTCTTCGTCCTCGACGAGCACGACCGGGTGCTCTACGCCAACAGCGCGCTCGAACGTGCATTCGGTGTCACCCCCGACGCCATCGAGGGCGAACCACTCACGGTGCTCTTCGACGAGCGACAGGCGAGGTCGTGTCGGGCGGCGTTGAGCGCGCTCGACGCGACCGGCGACACCCAGATGTGCGAGTTGACCGTCGTCGACCGGCCGGGCCGGGAGCGTGCCTTCCAGTTCCACTTCCAACAGGAGTCGCTCCTGAACGCTCCCGCGACCCGAACCGTCGTCATCACACAGGAGGTGACCTCGATTCGCCAGCACCAAAACCGGCTCTCCGTCCTCGACCGTGTCCTCAGACACAACATCCGCAACAAACTCAACGTCGTCCTCGCCTACGCGGACGAGGTGAGAGACCGCGCGAGGGAGTCCGACTCCGAAAGCCTCGCCGAGGCGTCGTCACGCATCGAGATGGCGGCCATGGAACTGCTCGACCTCAGCGAGGCCGCCCGGCAGTTCAACCAGAGCATCGACCCGGAGGCCGACAACACCCAAGTGGCCGACCTCGCGGACGTGGCCCGCCGGAGTGCCCGCGGCCTCCGGAGTCGGTTCCCGCAGGCGACCATCGAGGTCAACGCCCCCGAGACGGCCTGGGCGAACTGCCCGAAGACCATCACGCTGTGTCTGGCTCACCTCGTCGAGAACGCCGTCGCACACCACGACCGCGAGGACCCCCGCATCGTCATCACCGTCGACGATGACACCGACGGGGACGACGACTCCGTCGAACTCCGCGTCAGCGACGACGGCCCGGGCATCCCTGAGGCTGAGCGACTGGCGTTCGTCCGCGGGTCGGAGTCGCCGCTCCAGCACACGCAGGGTATCGGCCTGTGGCTCGTCAAGTGGGCCGTCATGAGCAGCGGCGGGACGTTCTCGTTCACCGACAACGAACCGCGGGGGACGACGGTCGTCCTCGGCTTCAACCGGCCGAGCAACCCACCGTCCGAGTCGGACGGCCGCGACTGA